In Rhodothermus profundi, the following are encoded in one genomic region:
- a CDS encoding NCS2 family permease, whose amino-acid sequence MLNRYFRLSERGTSVLTEVRAGVVTFLTMAYILLVNPKILADAGMPPDDVARATALASAIATLVMGLWANYPFALAPGMGLNAYFTYGVVQGMGVSYPVALAAVFVEGVLFLVLAISGVRSAVLRAIPDPLKVATSGGIGLFLAIIGFQNAGLVVDSPATLVTLGPLTRPATLLALGTLVLMSLLLVRRIPGALLLGILAGTLGAWLTGLAPLPERWVQFPALPRETLAAFDFRTLLHAKLLSVVLAFLFVDFFDTAGTLMGIGRLGGFLNARGELARAREAFTADAVGTTLGALLGTSTVTTYIESATGIEEGGRTGLTAVVVAVLFLLSLFLAPLFTAIPAAATAPALILVGVLMMQGLTTLNWRKYEEAIPAFLTITLMPFTYSIANGIAFGLIAYVLLQVLRGRPRAVHPILYVLTILLSLYYALELGA is encoded by the coding sequence GTGCTGAACCGGTACTTCCGCCTGTCAGAACGAGGCACTTCGGTGCTGACCGAGGTGCGCGCAGGCGTCGTCACCTTTCTGACCATGGCCTACATCCTGCTGGTCAACCCCAAGATCCTGGCAGATGCCGGCATGCCTCCCGACGACGTCGCGCGCGCGACTGCGCTGGCCTCGGCAATCGCTACGCTGGTCATGGGACTCTGGGCCAACTATCCGTTTGCCCTGGCACCCGGCATGGGGCTAAACGCCTACTTCACCTACGGTGTCGTGCAGGGAATGGGCGTGAGCTATCCGGTAGCCCTGGCGGCGGTCTTCGTCGAAGGTGTGCTGTTCCTCGTCCTGGCGATCAGCGGAGTGCGCAGCGCCGTTCTCCGGGCCATCCCGGATCCCCTGAAGGTGGCCACCTCCGGAGGAATTGGCTTATTTCTGGCCATTATTGGCTTTCAAAACGCCGGTCTGGTTGTCGATAGCCCTGCCACGCTCGTTACGCTGGGCCCCCTGACGCGCCCTGCTACGCTGCTGGCGCTGGGCACACTGGTTCTTATGAGCCTCCTGCTGGTACGCCGTATCCCCGGGGCCCTGCTGCTGGGCATTCTGGCAGGTACGCTGGGGGCCTGGCTGACAGGACTGGCTCCGCTACCAGAACGCTGGGTGCAGTTTCCAGCTCTGCCCCGGGAAACGCTCGCCGCGTTTGACTTCCGCACGCTGCTCCATGCCAAACTGCTGAGCGTCGTGCTGGCCTTTCTGTTTGTGGATTTCTTCGATACGGCCGGCACGCTGATGGGCATCGGGCGACTGGGCGGCTTTCTCAATGCTCGCGGTGAACTGGCACGGGCCCGCGAAGCCTTTACGGCTGACGCTGTCGGCACTACGCTGGGCGCCCTGCTGGGCACCAGCACCGTTACCACCTACATCGAATCGGCCACTGGCATTGAAGAAGGAGGCCGCACCGGCCTGACTGCCGTGGTGGTCGCCGTGCTTTTCCTGCTCTCGCTTTTCCTGGCGCCCCTCTTTACCGCCATACCGGCAGCGGCTACTGCACCGGCCCTGATTCTGGTGGGTGTGCTGATGATGCAGGGGCTAACCACGTTAAACTGGCGCAAATACGAGGAGGCAATTCCCGCCTTTCTAACCATTACCCTTATGCCCTTTACCTACTCTATTGCCAACGGAATTGCCTTCGGCCTGATCGCGTATGTCCTGCTGCAAGTGCTGCGCGGTCGCCCGCGCGCCGTGCACCCGATTCTGTACGTACTGACGATTTTGTTGAGTCTTTACTACGCCCTGGAGCTGGGCGCCTGA